The genomic stretch GGTCAAATCGCCGGAATCTCAAATCTGGCCGACAGTGTAGATGGTTTTCAGGTTGCCGGAATTGCCAACATCTCTAAGTCTGTCAATGGACTACAAGTAGCAGGTGTCGCAAACATTTCACCCGTAATAGACGGAGTACAAGTAGCTGGAATTTCCTCCGTGGCTAAAAAAGTGGACGGATTGCAAATTTCGGGGATCTCAAACGTAGCTGATCAGGTGGAAGGAATTCAGATCTCAGGCCTTGTAAATCGCGCCAAAACTGTCAAAGGCATGCAAATCGGTCTGATCAATATCGCTGATAGTAGCGATCTCACCATCGGTTTGATCAATATTGTGAAAGACGGCGGTGATAGAAGATTGGGGCTTTCCATAGACGAGAACCTCAATTCCTTCCTTACATTTCGCTCTGGCGGAAAACGGCTGTACGGAGTTTTTGGAGTGGGAACCAATTTCGATGTGAAAGATCTGCCTTTTGGTTTTGAAGCTGGTTTAGGAATGAATCTGACAGAAAGCAGCCGCTTCCGTCTGGATGTGGAAGGAGTCAGTAAGTACCTGACGGATTTTGAAGGCAGTGATTTCTCCAAGTTTAGTTTCCAGTTGCTCCCTGCGCTGAAGATTTCTGAGCGCATGCATGTCTTCGCAGGGCCTAGCCTTTCCTATATCCACTCAGAAGATCTGGGTAAAGTCGAGCACTCCGGACTGGTGATTTGGGATGAGGTAGGACGAAATAAATATCAATCTGTTCTTCTGGGGTTCACTGCCGGGGTAAATGTGAGGTTTTGAGAAGCTTGAAGACGGGAGACCGAAGACCGAAGTATCAAAAAGCGGGAATTGCTAATCAAAAGAACATGTGATACGATTTCATTGAGATGCTGCAATCCTCCCGTCTTCCGTCTTCGGCCTTCCCGCTTTTTTCCCAATATTCCATATTTTTACCAAAGCACTAAGGGTAAAGATCGATAAGCTTGTCATATCATTGAAGCATACAGTAAATCGCAGGTGACCGAAAAACTACTACAGCCGTCAAATACGTTAGCATTAGTCGATGAAGAGGCATTTGAAGCCGTTTTCAAAACTTACTTCAAGCCCTTGCACGCCTATGCCTTGGCAATACTGAAAGAATCAGAAAATGCCGAGGAAATAGTCCAAAGCGTATTTCTAAAGCTTTGGGAAAAACGACAAACCTTGGAAATCAACACTTCCCTCAAAGCCTACCTCTACCGGGCGGTATACCACGACAGTCTGAACCACATCAATCATCAGAAAGTGAAACGAAAGCACTGGGAACATGCGCATTACGAAATGACACAAGGTAAACCTGATCAAATCGGCGATCAGATCAGAGGTCAGGAAAATGAACTGTATGATCGTTTTCAACTGGCTCTGGACAAACTGCCGGAGAAATGCCGGATGGTCTTCAATTTAAGCAGGTTTGAGGAATTGAAATATCAGGAAATAGCCCAAAGACTGGATATCTCTATCAAAACTGTGGAAGCACATATGGGAAAAGCCCTGAAAACATTACGGGTAGAACTGGCGGAATTTCTTCCCTTGCTGTTGTTATTTCTGATGAATCTCTAAGCTATGGAAACCATGAATGAAGAAAAACTGATAAAATACTTGCTTCAGGAAAGCGATATAGAGGAGTCCAAAGCTATACAGGAATGGATTGAAAGTGACGCCGAAAATAAAAAGCAATTCGAGCAGATTAAGTGGATCTGGGATTCCGGGAAAAAACATCTTGAAAAAAGCGAAGTCGATGAAAACCTGGCATGGACAAAGTTCACAAAGCTCAGAGACGAAAATGCAGCAACTAAGCCTAAGCAGAACCAGCGTTTCCTGAATAGTAACTGGCTAAAAACTGCTGCTGCCGTTACCTTGCTTATTATATCTACTTGGGTCTATACGCTCTTTCTACCCCAGTCAGGAAAAGCATATTATGGTTCGGTGGACTTTCAATCAGAAAATGTTCCTCTGGAAATCCCTTTGCTGGATGGTACAGCAATTATTTTAAACAAAAACTCTCAGTTGAGCTATTCACAGAAACTTTTTTCAGGAAAAAGAAATGTAAATCTGAAAAGCGGAGAAGCCTATTTTGACGTCAAGAGAATTGAAAGCAAGCCGTTTGTAATTGAAAATGATGGAGTGGAAATCACAGTATTGGGCACCAGCTTTCATGTGAAATCTCTAGAAAAGAGCACAGAAGTGATCGTCACATCGGGCTCGGTACAGGTGAAAACAGCAGGAAACATGGAAGTTCTTTACCCTAATGACAAACTTCGAATAAACAGGGAAACCGGGCAAATGATAAAGAGCCAGCCGGAAAATTCATTGTACAATTACTATGTGAGTAACAAGTTCCAAGCTGACCGCACCCCTTTGCAAGAATTGGTAAACGTCCTAAATGAAGCGTATGATACCAAAATCGTGATCGAGAGAGAAGAGCTTAAAAATTTGCCTATCACCACTACGTTGGAATATAAGTCTTTAGATCCAAACCTGCAGGTGCTTCAAGAAACATTGAAGCTTAAAATTTCAAAATCCAATAATAAAATCAGCATAGAGTAAGTAACTTTATCCCAGAGGGCCATGGAGGAAATTCATGGTCCTTACTTTGTTTATTTAAATTCAACTTCTTGTTTTAATCTATAAATGCTTCAGACTAAAGCTATTTTTAAGGGGTCTCTCCTACTCTTGTTGTTTTTGAGCCAATCGTATGTCGGTTTATGCCAGATGATGCTGGAGAAGAAAATTCAGATTGAAAATGCGGATGAGCTTACACTACGTCAGATGCTGGAATCACTTTCTAAAACCAATAATTTTTACTTTTCATATGAAAGTAGTCTGTTACAACTTGACAGGCCTTTGACAAATAATCGCTATTCAGGCAGTATTGGAAATTTGCTTGTCAAAGAGCTAGGCAATAAATATGAATTTAGGGAACTGCCTGGCTATATCATTATTAGGTACGCACCTGAGAAACTGGATCTGGATGCGGAGATGGAAACGCAATTCAACCGGGTTACGGTAAAAGGGTACATCAAAAACATAAGAACAAATGAAGGGGTGAGTCAGGCAAGTATTTATGATAAAAACAGCCTGGCATCCACATTGACGGATGAGAATGGATTCTTCAAGCTTAAGTACAAGAAAAACAATGCATCTGTCTGGTTGACATTAAGTAAAGAAAACTATCGGGATACCACCTTTTTACTTTTGCCAACAGTAAGTATAAAAGCGAAGAAAGACAACAGATCCTTCAGATACATACCCGGAGATAGTGTTACGCAGGAGATGGAAGAAAGCTTTCTGGGAAATCTTTTCATAGGTTTCAGACAGCGTCTTCAGGGAATCAATGTGGGAAGTTATTTTGCCGAAAGTCCTTTTCAGATGTCCCTTACTCCAGGATTAAGCTCCAAGGGCATGTTTAACAGTCAAACCATCAGCAACTTCTCTCTAAATCTTATAGGTGGATATACAGCGGGGATAGAAGGACTAGAGGTTGCCGGCATATTCAACATCAATAAAAGAGATGTAAAATCAGTGCAGGTAGCAGGAGTCTTTAATCTAGTGGGTGGAAGTTCACAAGGCATCCAGGTTGGTGGGATCTACAATTCTGTGTACAAGAACGTACAGGGACTTCAAATCGGTGGGATATATAATCATGTAAAAGGTGATGTAAACGGCTTGCAAATAGGCGGGATAGTAAACCGGGTGAATAATGCTGCCGATCTACAGATAGCGGGAGTGGTCAACCATGCTAAGCTATCTAACCACTTTCAGCTTGCGGGAATTGCCAATAATACTTTGGAATCAGCTGGTTTTCAGTTGGCAGGAATTTCCAATATAGTGGGCGATACAGTTAAGCATCAACTTTCCGGAATCATCAACCGGGCAAAAAAAGTCAATGGTTTTCAAATTTCTTTGATCAATATTGCCCAAGAAAATGACTATGCTATTGGCTTGCTGAACTTTATTCGAAATGGAGAGATGAATCTTTCACTAGCAATAGATGAATCAAGTTTTACGCATCTGACTTTGCGCTCGGGAGGAAGAAAAATGTACGGTATTCTGGGAGTTGCCTACAATCTCCGGGCTATTGATACACCGATTGGGCTGGAGGCAGGATTGGGAATCCACTTGCTTACTAACCACAAGTTTTCTTTGGACACTGAATTTGTAAGTCTTACCGGTACCGATTTCCAAGAGGCTTCAAATCAACTTCAATCCTTCCGTCTTCTCTCAGGTTATCGTTTTGGCAATCATCTTCGAATTTTCGCAGGACCAAGTCTGAATTTCGCTGTATTGGATATGGGGCAGGAAAATGTTACTAACGGCTGGAATATTTATGAAAGAACTACTTCCACGGGAATTTATCGTAGTTTCGGTGGAGTGACCGGCGGATTACAGGTGATTTTTTGAGTATTCGATGAAAGTGAATAGTTTCTGATTATAGACTTCAGACTTGGAACCGGGTCTGGGTGATGTAAACAACTTTTCACTAGTTCCTTATTCGGATGTTGCCACTAGAGACAACGCCTGATACGGTATAAGGAGAACCGTTATTGATCTTCAATGAACCGGATGAAGAACTCTCTCCCACGGTAATGTTCCCACTGGAAGACTTCAAATCAAAATTGAAATCCTGCAAATTAGAGCCAGTCTGTATATCGAAGTTTCCAGAGGAGCCTTCAAACCTCGTTGTAGCTCCCAAGAAAGAATCCTTCACACTATAATTCCCCGATGAAATCTTCAATTTCCCGATGTCCTGCACTTTATTCAATTCCCCGTTTCCTGAATTCAATGAGCTGTTGACTTTTCCGTTGATCTCAGAGAAAGTAAATTTCCCACTGGAACCGACGGCATTCATGTTTCCATCCAGTTTGCTTATTGTGGCATTCCCTGAAGAAATTTCCAGCTCAACATTCCCTACGAGATTTGAAGCCAGGATTTTACCGGAACTTAATTCCAGCTCAATGATTGGCGCACTGATATTGTTGAGTTCTACATTACCAGAACCTCCATCGAACTCAAACTGTTTAGAAATCACTCTATTGATCAGTACATTTCCAGAACCTGCTTCCAGATCCAAATTCATGAGTTCAGGGCCTGTGAGATTTAGGTAGCCACGGTTTTTACCTGTTCCCATTCCACGTCTTTCCACTTCAATGATGAGCTTATCACCATCCACTCTATATTCAATAGAATAATTTCCGGTTCTATTGGACTCTAGACTACCTACTAGGCGCACGTTTTGCTTGTTGGGGTCCCCTGTGTAAGCAACATCTAGAAAAGCAGACTCGATGTCTAAAGAAGAAATTCCCGGAAATTCCTGATCGATGGACTGAACCAATTCTATTTCCCTATCGCAGGATGTCAATCCTAACACAATAGCTCCCAATACTAAATGGAGAAACGGACGAATTTTAACTTGATAATTAATCATAAACAGACAAATTTTAAAATAACATACTGATTATATAAATTTACTACTCTGCTTGCATACAAATGTATGCTGGATTTGGTTATCCGGTTTATTCCTGATTTAATTCCTTGATTTATATCAAATTTTAAGAATTCTCATTAAGTCTTAATTCCTGTCCAAATTAGGATCTAAAGAATATGTTGTTTAGAGATTCTTGATTTAGGCTTTTGTTTGCTTGGATATAAACTAATATAAAGGGATTTTCAAATCATTCTTAGCAGATACAGATTAGACAGTTAACTTTATATTTACCCTTATCAAAAAATGCGAAAAATGATCGCCCACACTCCTGAACCACCCTACTACGCCGTGATTTTTTCAAATATCAGGACTGATATCGAAGATGGATATAAAGAAACCAGTATGGAAATGGTCACTCTGGCTACACAGCAGAAGGGATACCTAGGCCATGAAAGTGCGCGCAATGATCTGGGGATTACTATCAGTTATTGGGATAGCCTGGAGTCAATACGAATATGGAAGCAGCAGACTGATCATTTGCTAGCTCAGAGAATGGGTAGGGAAAAATGGTACTCTGCCTATAAAACAAGGATTTGCGTAGTGCAGCGGGATTATGCTTTTGGACTTTGAAGAACCAGGAATAAAATGTCCAAATAGCAAAAGCCACTCAGACATTTTATTCCAAGTTCTTATATATTAAAATGCATATCCAAACCCTACACCGGCAAATAAGGGCCAAAAGCCATTATTGTTGAATATGGGATTCAGGTTGATCTTCCACATAAAACCTCCGTCGGTAGGCATTCTGCGGTAACCGAAGTTCAATACCCCCATCACTGAAGGTGATCCATCAATGTCCAATATGAAATTTGTACTTTCATTTGACGAAGTTGTGCAGGTATAATTTCCAAATTGATCGTAATAACAATTGGTATAATTCTCATTGCTGAATGCTATAAAAGTAGTGCCTACCCCCACCTCAAAGAAGTTATTTCCCTTGCCGTATAACTTATTGATCATTACCGGAAGCGAAAAAAAGGAATCACCTTCCAAGGAATATCCTCCAAACCCAACACGCATCCCCCAGGAATCCACTCTGTTTTTGTCAAAACGAAAGTCATAATTGAAACTATAGGGTAAACCCACTCCTCCCAATTCCGCATATATTGCGCGTGTAGCTGGTTTTGAATCTGTATCTTGAGCAACCACAAGATAACTATTGAATAAAAATAAGCTGAGGATAAAAAGTGCTCTCATAAGGTTTTATTTAAGTTTTATTAATACCAAATAACGTAATTATCCGCAAATTGCTTGCTAGAATTAGTTAAATTTCGTGGGTAAATACAGAATTAAACGATATAAACCATTCCATATGATTTCACCTTTGAAAATCAAGCGTGTAAAAGTGACAATTGGAATACTTGCCTCCTATCTGTCGATGATGGTTTTTGTAGCATGTGTAGATGATCCTGAAATGAATCCTTTTGGTGAATGTGGCGGCCCCAATAAAGCCAATGCTACAGATGTGTCGCTCTTTTATGAGCCCTATAGAAATAACCGTCATGCTGTAGAAACAGATACTGTGTCAATTGAAGATTTCAATGTTTATCTGCGATTGGCATTCGAAACCTTGTCCCAGAGCTCACCCACAGGGAGTTTTCCAGGGCAGGCATATGCGCTTTCCTGTGCTCCAAACCTTAATTTTCAAAACATCAAGGGCATCTCTATGATTCTTTTAGAACCCTATGGAGACAAGGAGGCCGGCACAGATATTTCAAATTTGGTCACCACCCATAATGACATCAAGCTCTCTGACTTGAGTGATTTCACTGGATCAATGGGGCAGTATAGGCTTACTATAGCTATACAACCTGAGAATAAATCACAGTTGAAAACCAAGACTGTTTTGCATCTGAAAAATGGCTCTGAAAAAATAGTGGAATCCACATCACCTGTACTGCTAACTAACTGATTATATGCTAAGAAAAATACTGTTAGGGATTTTTGCCACTGCGATGGTACTCGTGATTGTTTACATGCTGGGGCCAAGAGTGGAGAAAAGGGAGATCACCATTGAATTCCCTAACGTTCCAACCCGTTTAAACGAGCTAAAGAACTATGTAAACCAACGGGAAGACACTGTGGTAGGTCTGAAAACAGGAAATGAAGCATATATCGTATGGGCAGATAGTTTGAATAAGCATAAGACCCCCTACTCTATTGTCTATATCCACGGATTCGGGGCCAGTCCTATGGAAGGAGATCCGGTTCATAGATTTCTTGCAGCCCATTTTGGGGCAAATTTATTTGTCACCAGACTGCCGGAACACGGAATCAAACGTGACAACGGCATGGCGTACATGAGCTCACAAACACTTGCCAATGCAGCTGGAGAAGCCTATCAGATCGGAAAAAGCCTGGGTGATGAGGTGATTGTAGTGGGCACATCCATGGGAGGAGCTTTGACGCTCTTATTGGCTAGCCAGCAGCCTGATATAAAAGCCGTGGTGGTCTATTCTCCGGCCATACGCGATTATGAAGAGAGACTTTCCCAGCTGTTCTCACCATGGATGAAACAGATCATGAATAGAACAGCAATGAAAAAACTGGCTCATCAAAAGCGGGAAGGTGACAAGGCTCTTTACTGGTCTGAGGATTATAATATCAACGGTTACCTCAGCCTGGCTGAAATCATGTATGGAAATATGAATGAAGCTACATTCAAAAAAATAAATCAACCCCTTTTTCTGGCTTATTACTACAAAGACAACCTGTCTCAGGATATGGTAGTGTCTGTGCCTAAAATGAAGGAAATGTATGAGCAGATCTCTACTCCATCAAATCTGAAAATGGAAAAAGCTTTCCCAAATTCCGGTGACCATGTAATAGGCAGTTCCATTACATCCGGTGATTGGGAAGGTGTTCTTTTCAGTACGATAGAGTTTCTGGAAAATGTCGTGAAAATACCTGCCAAACCTGAATATCAGGAAAAAGTGGATGAGTTACTCCAAGTCCAGGAGGAGCTGTAGGCCTTTACTTAATGCATAGAAGAGGCTTGACTCTCTTAAATAACATAAAAAAGCAGCATTTTTAGACAAATTACGTTATCTTTTTGGAATCAAATTCCAGCAGTCAGAGCCTCCCAAAATTATGGAACCAATCTGCTACGATCCGGCACTCTTTGCTTTGCTGTCCCTTCAGTGGTGGATCCCAGCTCCTTAAATTATATATTCAACCCACTTTCTGATAAATTCTCTCTGCTAAAGGCTAGCAAATTCCCGCTTGAATTGGATAAGAGAATATTGAGATGAACTCAATTTCTATCAGCAATTGAAAATGATGTAAGATAGAAGGAGGTACTTCTCCTTTCTAACTGGCTTGATTATTCACTCAAATTTCGCTCTAAAAGGCTCCGCAGGTAAACCAATATTATTCACCAGATTCACCTCCGGATTATCAGCCCAGGCATATCGGATCTCCCCTTCTTCCAGTCCAGGGGGCAGTGTGATCGTAACAGTATTTTTTCCGGAAAGTGCCGCTTTGACCTGTTGAAATCCTCCCTTCTCCCTAGCTGCTATAAATCCCCACACCTCATCTCCAGCAGTAAGTCTCAAACCTTCACCTGTGGACTTGAAGTGAACTATCAAATCACTTCCATGTCGCGAAAGAGAATCAAACTGAGGTCCTGAAGCAAGGATTTTTTCTCCATACCCCACTTTTCTTGCTTGCAGCCAAAGTCTTTCGCCTACATCTTTTTTATTTCTCGGGTGGATATCATCAGCTTCTCCTAT from Algoriphagus sp. NG3 encodes the following:
- a CDS encoding RNA polymerase sigma-70 factor, encoding MTEKLLQPSNTLALVDEEAFEAVFKTYFKPLHAYALAILKESENAEEIVQSVFLKLWEKRQTLEINTSLKAYLYRAVYHDSLNHINHQKVKRKHWEHAHYEMTQGKPDQIGDQIRGQENELYDRFQLALDKLPEKCRMVFNLSRFEELKYQEIAQRLDISIKTVEAHMGKALKTLRVELAEFLPLLLLFLMNL
- a CDS encoding FecR family protein yields the protein METMNEEKLIKYLLQESDIEESKAIQEWIESDAENKKQFEQIKWIWDSGKKHLEKSEVDENLAWTKFTKLRDENAATKPKQNQRFLNSNWLKTAAAVTLLIISTWVYTLFLPQSGKAYYGSVDFQSENVPLEIPLLDGTAIILNKNSQLSYSQKLFSGKRNVNLKSGEAYFDVKRIESKPFVIENDGVEITVLGTSFHVKSLEKSTEVIVTSGSVQVKTAGNMEVLYPNDKLRINRETGQMIKSQPENSLYNYYVSNKFQADRTPLQELVNVLNEAYDTKIVIEREELKNLPITTTLEYKSLDPNLQVLQETLKLKISKSNNKISIE
- a CDS encoding DUF4097 family beta strand repeat-containing protein; the encoded protein is MINYQVKIRPFLHLVLGAIVLGLTSCDREIELVQSIDQEFPGISSLDIESAFLDVAYTGDPNKQNVRLVGSLESNRTGNYSIEYRVDGDKLIIEVERRGMGTGKNRGYLNLTGPELMNLDLEAGSGNVLINRVISKQFEFDGGSGNVELNNISAPIIELELSSGKILASNLVGNVELEISSGNATISKLDGNMNAVGSSGKFTFSEINGKVNSSLNSGNGELNKVQDIGKLKISSGNYSVKDSFLGATTRFEGSSGNFDIQTGSNLQDFNFDLKSSSGNITVGESSSSGSLKINNGSPYTVSGVVSSGNIRIRN
- a CDS encoding antibiotic biosynthesis monooxygenase is translated as MRKMIAHTPEPPYYAVIFSNIRTDIEDGYKETSMEMVTLATQQKGYLGHESARNDLGITISYWDSLESIRIWKQQTDHLLAQRMGREKWYSAYKTRICVVQRDYAFGL
- a CDS encoding alpha/beta hydrolase: MLRKILLGIFATAMVLVIVYMLGPRVEKREITIEFPNVPTRLNELKNYVNQREDTVVGLKTGNEAYIVWADSLNKHKTPYSIVYIHGFGASPMEGDPVHRFLAAHFGANLFVTRLPEHGIKRDNGMAYMSSQTLANAAGEAYQIGKSLGDEVIVVGTSMGGALTLLLASQQPDIKAVVVYSPAIRDYEERLSQLFSPWMKQIMNRTAMKKLAHQKREGDKALYWSEDYNINGYLSLAEIMYGNMNEATFKKINQPLFLAYYYKDNLSQDMVVSVPKMKEMYEQISTPSNLKMEKAFPNSGDHVIGSSITSGDWEGVLFSTIEFLENVVKIPAKPEYQEKVDELLQVQEEL